In the Bacillus shivajii genome, one interval contains:
- a CDS encoding GGDEF domain-containing protein → MAIRSFLYKNETFSTLKRRIYLVLLPVLVFAFSTVLISLYIINGSLSFINIFTFSILCLGFTICFIILLINKHSQLYIEISFCIIASLLYLLRMYDHIITYLGQNGNYYLGTVAYWVPLLFLIFFFTFRGKVALKISITVYLLSFLPGVYHLLYSPFVNGQTFDTLLQFYIVTLAYIIALYFVQYVFEVFLQVDMAKHLANTDYLTGLPNRRKVDEFLDKELEVARSTEQPLSVILFDVDDFKKINDTYGHDAGDSVLKELSSLIKNHLPECTYFGRWGGEEFLVLFSGKNKEAGLKLAETLRHLIAKHEYSEIGQITSSFGVSEFIENDLKKDIVNRADEALYVAKKSGKNQVC, encoded by the coding sequence TTGGCAATAAGATCATTTTTATATAAAAACGAAACATTCTCTACATTAAAAAGACGAATTTACCTAGTCCTTTTGCCTGTATTAGTTTTCGCCTTTTCTACAGTTTTAATAAGTCTTTATATAATTAACGGTTCGTTAAGCTTTATAAATATATTTACATTTTCAATTCTTTGTCTCGGATTCACAATTTGTTTTATTATTCTACTTATCAACAAACATTCTCAACTATATATTGAAATTTCATTCTGTATTATAGCATCATTATTATACTTACTTAGGATGTATGATCATATCATTACCTATTTAGGACAAAATGGAAATTATTATTTAGGTACGGTTGCCTATTGGGTGCCTCTCCTCTTTCTTATTTTCTTCTTTACTTTCCGAGGTAAAGTTGCACTAAAAATATCAATTACTGTCTATTTGTTAAGCTTTTTACCAGGAGTATATCATTTATTATACAGTCCATTTGTAAATGGACAAACGTTTGATACATTGTTACAGTTTTATATCGTTACACTTGCATATATTATCGCTCTTTACTTTGTTCAATATGTTTTTGAAGTGTTTTTACAGGTAGATATGGCAAAACATTTAGCAAATACAGATTATTTAACAGGACTTCCAAATAGAAGAAAAGTGGACGAGTTTCTTGATAAGGAGCTAGAAGTCGCTAGGAGTACAGAACAACCTTTATCCGTCATCCTGTTTGATGTGGACGACTTTAAAAAAATTAACGATACATATGGACACGATGCTGGTGATTCCGTGTTAAAAGAACTTTCATCACTTATAAAAAATCACCTTCCTGAGTGCACATATTTCGGTAGGTGGGGTGGGGAGGAATTTCTTGTTTTGTTCTCGGGAAAAAACAAAGAAGCAGGACTAAAACTAGCTGAGACTCTTAGACACTTAATTGCAAAACATGAATATAGTGAAATTGGTCAGATTACTTCGAGTTTTGGAGTTAGCGAATTTATTGAAAATGACTTAAAAAAGGATATTGTCAATAGAGCAGATGAGGCTCTATATGTTGCAAAGAAAAGCGGTAAAAATCAAGTGTGTTAG
- a CDS encoding glycine betaine ABC transporter substrate-binding protein: MNKWKKELSLLLAVLMFTVLTACGTDEASGEEEKAKDLTFAQISWAENIAVTNMWKVILEDKGYNVDLNLLEMGFTMEALESGELDASLEIWLPVQDANYLERYEDTINFSEATWFDNAKVGLVVPAYLEEVNSIEDLNEHKEMFNGEITGFDPGAGTMEVTEQLIEDYNLEFELLPSSEPAMIADIDNAIENEEPIVAPLWTPHWVFSAYDLKFLEDPQNIYGGVEKIHHATRHGFEDDFPEVSEWFNNWKMDDEEIGELIEYVESTEEPIDGARKWIEENQELIDEWVK, translated from the coding sequence ATGAACAAATGGAAAAAAGAACTTAGTTTACTTTTAGCGGTGCTTATGTTTACTGTTCTGACAGCATGTGGCACTGATGAAGCAAGTGGTGAAGAAGAAAAAGCAAAAGATTTAACGTTTGCTCAAATTAGCTGGGCTGAAAATATTGCCGTAACAAATATGTGGAAAGTAATTTTAGAAGATAAAGGTTATAACGTCGATTTAAACTTATTGGAAATGGGTTTTACGATGGAAGCTTTAGAAAGTGGCGAGCTAGATGCTAGTTTAGAAATATGGTTACCAGTCCAAGATGCAAATTATCTAGAGCGATATGAAGATACGATTAATTTCTCAGAAGCTACTTGGTTTGATAATGCAAAAGTAGGCCTTGTTGTTCCAGCATACCTAGAAGAAGTTAATAGTATAGAAGATTTAAATGAACATAAAGAAATGTTTAATGGAGAAATTACCGGCTTTGACCCTGGCGCAGGTACGATGGAAGTGACGGAACAATTAATTGAAGATTATAACCTTGAGTTTGAACTATTACCAAGCTCTGAACCTGCAATGATCGCTGATATTGATAATGCCATTGAAAATGAAGAACCAATCGTGGCACCACTTTGGACTCCACACTGGGTATTTTCTGCATATGACTTGAAATTCCTAGAAGATCCACAAAACATCTACGGTGGTGTAGAAAAAATTCACCATGCAACAAGACATGGATTTGAAGATGATTTTCCAGAAGTGAGCGAGTGGTTTAATAATTGGAAGATGGATGATGAAGAAATTGGCGAACTGATCGAATATGTTGAAAGTACCGAAGAGCCTATTGATGGAGCTAGAAAATGGATTGAAGAGAATCAAGAATTGATCGATGAATGGGTAAAGTAA
- the cudC gene encoding choline uptake/conversion transcriptional regulator CudC, which produces MSESTEKSRMKIEEAKDKVIGAIAETMDLYGVTPAAANLYATMYFKDQMTLDEMRTELEMSKPSMSTSVRKLQEIEMVKKTFTRGSRKHTYVAEKNFFRSFMVFYCQMWEREVKMNMAAIEEAQEDLIDAIKDSSSTAEIVAEAKKYYDQLQESKTYYHWLDDLVASIRNGKIFEFLPKEQQD; this is translated from the coding sequence ATGAGTGAATCTACAGAAAAGTCCAGAATGAAAATAGAAGAAGCAAAAGATAAAGTCATTGGTGCCATTGCAGAAACAATGGATTTATATGGAGTAACACCTGCTGCTGCAAATTTATATGCAACGATGTACTTTAAAGATCAAATGACTCTTGATGAAATGCGTACAGAGCTTGAAATGAGTAAACCGAGTATGAGTACTAGTGTCCGTAAGCTCCAAGAAATAGAAATGGTGAAAAAAACATTTACACGCGGTTCTAGAAAACATACCTATGTAGCTGAGAAAAATTTCTTTCGTTCATTTATGGTGTTTTATTGTCAGATGTGGGAACGAGAAGTAAAAATGAACATGGCAGCAATTGAGGAAGCACAAGAAGATTTAATCGATGCCATCAAAGATTCCTCCAGTACTGCAGAAATTGTTGCAGAGGCAAAAAAATACTATGATCAACTACAAGAATCTAAAACATACTATCACTGGTTGGATGACTTAGTGGCAAGTATAAGAAACGGTAAAATATTTGAGTTTTTACCAAAAGAACAGCAAGATTAA
- the betB gene encoding betaine-aldehyde dehydrogenase codes for MSIKQQQYINGKWVNANSGNTREIINPFNQEVIATVPEGDESDAKVAITAAREAFDHGEWSSTPPTERGNIVRKIAELIERDKEELARLESLDTGKTVEESRGDMDDIAGVFRYYAELADKNGGEMIDSPVPNSISKVVHEPVGVCGQITPWNYPLLQASWKLAPALATGNTLIMKPSEITPLTTIKVFELMEEAGVPAGVANLVLGAGNTVGEELSSNIDVDLISFTGGIVTGKKIMQAASANVKKLALELGGKNPNIIFADADFETAVDQALNAVFFHAGQICSAGTRLIVEESIHDEFVHALVERVKKFKLGNGFDEDTQMGPLISAEHLAKVEEYVETGMKEGATLAVGGSRPEEPELQNGFFYLPTIFTDCTTDMSIVQDEAFGPVITVEKFREEEEAVKLANDSIYGLAGGVWTNDTTKAERCVAKMRMGTVWINEFNLYFPHAPWGGFKQSGIGRELGKLGIEEYTETKHIFQNLKPEPINWF; via the coding sequence TTGAGTATTAAACAACAACAATACATTAATGGTAAATGGGTAAATGCGAATTCAGGTAATACGCGTGAAATTATTAATCCTTTTAATCAAGAAGTTATCGCTACTGTTCCAGAAGGTGATGAATCAGATGCAAAAGTAGCAATCACTGCCGCAAGAGAAGCATTTGATCATGGGGAATGGTCTTCTACTCCACCAACAGAGCGAGGGAATATTGTAAGGAAGATTGCTGAATTAATAGAAAGAGATAAAGAAGAACTTGCTAGATTAGAATCATTAGATACTGGTAAAACAGTCGAAGAAAGCCGTGGAGACATGGATGATATCGCTGGCGTATTTCGTTATTATGCAGAGCTTGCAGATAAAAATGGAGGAGAAATGATTGATTCTCCAGTGCCAAACTCTATTAGTAAAGTGGTTCACGAACCAGTTGGTGTTTGTGGTCAGATTACACCGTGGAATTATCCATTACTTCAAGCGTCTTGGAAACTAGCTCCAGCGCTTGCGACTGGAAATACGTTAATCATGAAGCCAAGTGAAATTACACCACTTACTACTATAAAAGTATTCGAACTTATGGAAGAAGCGGGAGTCCCTGCTGGTGTTGCTAACTTAGTACTAGGTGCTGGTAACACCGTTGGTGAAGAGTTATCAAGTAACATTGATGTCGACCTTATTTCTTTTACAGGAGGAATAGTTACTGGGAAGAAAATTATGCAAGCGGCAAGCGCTAATGTAAAGAAACTTGCACTTGAACTTGGTGGAAAGAACCCTAACATCATTTTTGCTGATGCTGATTTTGAAACAGCTGTTGACCAAGCATTAAACGCGGTATTTTTCCATGCAGGACAAATTTGTTCCGCTGGCACAAGACTGATTGTAGAAGAAAGTATACATGATGAGTTCGTTCATGCACTTGTTGAACGAGTGAAGAAATTTAAGCTAGGAAACGGCTTTGACGAAGATACACAAATGGGTCCACTTATTTCAGCTGAACACCTTGCGAAAGTGGAAGAGTATGTAGAAACAGGTATGAAAGAAGGTGCGACATTAGCAGTTGGTGGTAGCCGTCCAGAAGAACCAGAACTACAAAATGGATTTTTCTATCTACCTACTATTTTCACTGACTGCACAACAGACATGAGCATTGTTCAAGATGAAGCGTTTGGTCCTGTGATTACGGTTGAGAAATTCCGTGAAGAAGAGGAAGCAGTGAAGCTTGCAAATGACTCTATTTATGGACTTGCTGGTGGCGTTTGGACAAACGATACTACCAAAGCTGAACGTTGTGTAGCAAAGATGCGAATGGGGACTGTTTGGATTAATGAATTCAACCTTTACTTCCCACATGCACCATGGGGTGGATTTAAGCAGTCTGGTATTGGACGCGAACTAGGAAAACTAGGTATTGAAGAATATACAGAAACAAAGCATATATTCCAAAACCTTAAACCTGAGCCTATTAACTGGTTCTAG
- a CDS encoding methyl-accepting chemotaxis protein — protein sequence MVQNIRDLIQTVKRSVNTVSHSSDHLSAISEETTASSEEVNRAIEEIVKGTNDTASYAEDTNQSTLALSDQIDQLKKQTDLALEKSSKAHELNDNGMTQVQRLKEKSDESNSVIDSVGNTVEGLSSKVKEIQKVIQTINDISDQTNLLALNASIEAARAGEAGKGFAVVADEVRKLAEETSNATDLVRDTLKGIQTESDEALNKMVSTKEIVSEQNQFVENTETSFKEISMIIDEMTTSITSASKEINEVNEFKENVVDAIQNILSLAQESSAACEQVNASSDEQLLALQSITDSAEKLKHSSEDLVHVMNRFTDHNEQESN from the coding sequence ATGGTTCAAAATATCCGTGACCTTATTCAAACTGTAAAGCGATCGGTAAATACCGTATCTCACTCTTCTGATCACTTAAGTGCAATATCTGAAGAAACAACGGCTTCAAGTGAAGAGGTTAATCGAGCAATCGAAGAAATTGTCAAAGGGACAAATGATACGGCCTCTTATGCTGAAGATACGAATCAAAGTACACTTGCATTGTCAGACCAAATCGACCAATTGAAAAAACAAACAGATTTAGCTTTAGAAAAATCGAGTAAGGCACATGAACTGAATGATAATGGAATGACACAAGTCCAACGACTAAAAGAGAAATCAGATGAATCAAATAGCGTGATTGACTCTGTTGGGAACACTGTAGAAGGATTATCATCAAAAGTGAAAGAAATTCAAAAAGTCATCCAAACAATTAATGATATTTCTGATCAAACAAATCTACTAGCTCTTAACGCTTCTATAGAAGCAGCTCGAGCTGGTGAAGCTGGGAAAGGCTTTGCAGTCGTTGCGGATGAAGTCCGAAAGTTAGCTGAAGAAACGTCAAACGCGACTGATTTAGTTCGTGACACCCTTAAAGGCATTCAAACTGAATCAGATGAAGCTTTAAATAAGATGGTCAGTACAAAAGAGATTGTATCTGAGCAAAATCAATTCGTTGAAAACACGGAGACAAGTTTTAAAGAAATTTCGATGATCATTGATGAAATGACAACTTCAATTACAAGTGCTTCTAAAGAGATTAATGAAGTCAATGAGTTTAAAGAAAATGTCGTAGATGCGATCCAAAATATTCTTTCACTCGCTCAAGAAAGTTCAGCTGCTTGCGAACAAGTAAACGCATCTTCTGATGAACAATTACTTGCCCTGCAATCTATTACAGACTCGGCAGAAAAACTGAAACACTCAAGTGAGGATTTAGTCCATGTGATGAATCGCTTCACCGATCATAACGAACAAGAAAGTAATTAA